In the genome of Primulina tabacum isolate GXHZ01 chromosome 13, ASM2559414v2, whole genome shotgun sequence, the window GAAATCCTAGAGCTGAAAGCCACGAAATTCAGCAGCATTCCCTAGCCGAAACTCTGCCCAAAAATCGTCCCAAGTATAAGCTAGAAATCGAGCCGGAGCGCTACCCGGACGAGGAACGCGAGTGATCCAAACCAAGCCATACACTCCACGTTTTTTTTGTACATCCAAACACCGTAAGTGGGTTGTTTTAATTGCTTATAAATTCGGTTCTATGCATATGtgattttcgtttttttttttggtttaaaaatacggtcgagtaccgTCGTTTTGTCTATACGTTTTTACGAAATTTTGGTACGTTTATatttgacactgtgaggattccctgaaaatgggtggagttccaacatatggcccttaacggtgggatagaaccgttttatggcctcgcccccttagaggatcaAAACTTAGGGattgacgtcagtaaaccgttaaaggtgaaaaatcgcagtgttattACGTTATGGTATTTACGTTACGATTATGAAAAGCATGCTGTACGTTTATGAtatgtttcgaaaatgttataaaatttttatgttgtgttcaaagtgcccccatttactgagtattcccaaaatactcatccCCCTTACTCTCCCCtcccagataagtccgaagaGCAGGTTGAGGATGAAGAGTACGCacagttctggggctggtgattcACGAGACCAGTAGTAGTTATGTTCGAATTTATGGTTTAATAATTGTAAGACGTTTTCGCATTTATTTACGTTGGTTAGTGAGTTTtgagttgtaaagacaatgtctATTTCGTTGAATTCTGAattataaactggtttcggtttaagCTGTACTACAAGGGCTTGCtgttttcgattgtgtgattgttaaacaatgtcggtgtcaatcccgagtttcggggcgtgacatttaagtggtatcagagccgccaggttcataatccgagtggaaaaaaatagattttcgaaaaaaaaaaaacgaaaaatttTCGGACGAATTTTGACTCGAGGCCGACGCTATCCCCTCCGAAACGGCCCAACGATCAAGACTCACGACCCTATAGTCGTGAGGTAGGGGCTGAAATCGCGAAATTCCTCCGTTTAGGCCTCCGAAACGTCgtttttgccgttttaggaaATTTCGTAGACCCTATAACTTCTCGTAGGAAATTCCGAATTCGATTCCGTCAATTGTTCTGGAATTCTCTCGACATATGCTTCGAACCCATATGTCAAATTccaaactttccatttttggaaaaaaatatatatttcggatatatatttatttaaatttcgagaatttcatatatattgcaCATTCTCACTTGTTATATACTGTCTATTTCGGATTCTGAGCATTTCCATTTTTTTGATTTCAAGAAATGGCTCCATCTACCCCTATGCGACCCCACACCCGTGCCCAAGCTGCCATTCGTCTGAAGGAGCTTGCCCTTCACTATCAGTCCCGTCAGATTCGGCGACTTAGAGCCAGATTGAGTGAGAGGAGGAGTGAGGTCGAAACCTTAGCCGCTGAGAAAGAGGAGATTCAGGTCCGCCTTAACCAATCGATCTATCAGGGTGAGTTAGTGAGAGGCGATAACATGGATTTGAGGGATGGCATAGAGCATGGCTTGTATCGAGAGAAAAAGCTGCAAGAAGATATCGACCGGTACCAAAAAGAATTGGAGGAAGAAAAACAGCTGAATGACAGGAGCAAAAAGAGACTGGAAAATTTGAGTGAGGCTATAAGCTGCATTGCCAAGGTGAACCATCAACTGACTCAACAGGGTGAAGCGCTGAAGAACAAGATCAAGGAGAATAAAAGGGGGTACGAACTGCGCCACCAGTGTACCATAGATCTGTTGGACGAGGTAGAGGCAGATGTTCAGGGGTGGAAGACGCAGGTGGCCCAGCTTAATGCAGAGAATGCCCAGCTCACCCACATGGTGGAGCTACTGCAAGAGGAAGAGCCGGAGGAGGAGCCGGAAGAAGAGGAACCGATAGAGATCGACGAGCCTATAGCTGCCATAGGAGATGGAGAGATAGATGATTAGAGTTTCTTAGTGACCTTTCCTTATTACTAGGAGTTTATCTTTCCAGTGttgctattttatttcagtcagTATGATTTATTTCCATTCAGTACAGTTTGTTCATTCAGTTGTTCTTTTACAttcgaaaatttataaaattatgattatttattaatctCAGTCATTCATCTGTATTCAAGTTATGTTTTACTTATTAACTTCCGTTGTGCTAGCATAACTCATTTATCCAATATTGTCATTATGCACATCAAATTTTAGAAGCGTTTAActtgtaggaaatggccggtAGACCACCAAGACAAAACCGCAACCCCCGTTATgctaacaacaacaacaatgccAACGAAGAAGGCAACGTACCTCCACCTCAGTTCAGTCTTAATCAAGCAGACTTGATGGCCATAGCCACGATCGTGGCGACCACACTGCAAGGGTTAGTGAACCCGAATGCCAAtcaaccaccaccacctccaccgcAGCATGGAGTCAAGTTCCATTATGAATCACTGCGCAAGAACCGGTGCCCGACGTTCCAAGGGGACGCAGATCCTGAGTTAGGCCAAAATTGGTTGAAAAGCGTGGAAACTCAGATGCGACTGCTAGAAATACCCGATGCTCTTAAAGTGGATGTGATAGTACCCTTCCTTGAAGGCAAAGCAAGTAAGTGGTGGGAAGCAGTCTCCCCAGCCATGTTAACCACCGGGCCAATCACATGGCATCGCTTTCGAGATGCATTCCTCAAGCAGTACTTTCCAGCCGAGGTCAGATTGCAAAAGTTGAGTGAGTTTGAAAATCTGACTCAAACTCCGGATATGTCGGTGGTAGAATACACATCTCAGTTCAATTCTCTTGGATCTTATGCACCGACAATCATGGCAGATGAAGCTCTGAAATTGCACCGCTTCAAAAAGGGTTTGAACAGCAGAATACAGTCGGCTTTGGCAGTCTACCAACCTGCGAACTCTTCAGACTTGATGGGCG includes:
- the LOC142521966 gene encoding uncharacterized protein LOC142521966; translated protein: MAGRPPRQNRNPRYANNNNNANEEGNVPPPQFSLNQADLMAIATIVATTLQGLVNPNANQPPPPPPQHGVKFHYESLRKNRCPTFQGDADPELGQNWLKSVETQMRLLEIPDALKVDVIVPFLEGKASKWWEAVSPAMLTTGPITWHRFRDAFLKQYFPAEVRLQKLSEFENLTQTPDMSVVEYTSQFNSLGSYAPTIMADEALKLHRFKKGLNSRIQSALAVYQPANSSDLMGAAIRAETDIQRKEKEIRNKRPMNSQSSHSSQTFKRPNQSGGPSKGPSPPSGYQAIKPCPTCHLRHLGECRRASGVCFGCGKPGHRMADCPAATNKTTGPDKGDRSSSGANANKPRENKPNARVFAMRQEEADDASDVVSGTIFIQQVPAYVLFDCGATHSFIYKRFAKKLGRKPDKLAEPFRIATPTSRAVETHEIYRDCRISISNQPFSADLI